Below is a window of Flavobacterium sp. CFS9 DNA.
CCTGAAGATCCAAGAACAGGACCACCTGAAGATTATTATCCGGGAGGAGAACCGGGGTATGCACAAGAGCCGGCAGAAAAAGTTGATATCTTATATCGTTTAGAACGTAAAGTAATTGAGATCTTATTGCTTTATGGTGATAAGACGGAGGAGTTTGAAGATGTGCTTTTAAAAACGAATGAAGAGGGCGATGTAATAATGGTCTCTGAAATGAAAAATTATAAAGTATATCAGCGTATTTATTTGAGTTTACAGGAAGATGAGGTAGAGCTTTCTAATAATTTATTCCGTGATATTTTTACCGATTTAATCGGATTTTACAACCAGCATGAAAAATTCAGTCTCGAACAATATTTAATGCGTTTACAGCCTGATTTTGCTCAGGAAGTTACCGATATTTTAATGGAAGATGAAAGATTGACTCTTCACGATTGGGAAGGGCAGAATATCTTTTCAAAAATGAAGCATGAAACGATCGCGCAGTATGTTACCGAAACGATTATGTCAATGCGTTGGTTTTTGGTGGGTAAAATCATTGATGAATTAAAAAGCTCTATAAAACCTGATAATTCAGATAATACAGAGCTTTTGTCTATGGTTGTCGATTACTCGAAATTAGTTAATTCATTCGCGAAAAAACTAGGAAGAGTAATGTCGCGATACCATTAAATAATTTCTAAAGTCTTAGCTTTGTTTACTAAGTCAACTAAATTAGTAACATTTAATTTAGTCAATAATCTTAATTTGTAAGTACTGATTGTTTTTTCGTTCAGGTTTAAGATTTTAGAGATTTCATTATTCTTTTTACCATCACTTAAGTAACGTAAAACTTCGATCTCACGATTTGAAAGTTTTCTGTACAAACGCTCACTTTTGCTTTGTTTAGCGATAAGTGCCATGTTTTTACGTACGGTTTCGTTGATGATAATTTTCCCTTCGTGTACTTTAATAATAGAAATACCTAAAGTTTCAAGTTTTTCTGTTTTGTGTACATAACCGGAAACTCCTGCTTTAATAGCATTTGGAGCATACATTTGTTCAGCGAGGTCACTAAAAATTACAATTTTTGTTTTTGGGAAATTCTTCAGGATGGATTTTACTTCGAAGATACTTGAAAGTCCTTCCAGTTCTAGGTCTAGAATCAGGATATCGATTTCTTTCGTCTGAAGGATATCTCTAACCATTGAAAAATTGCCTACGTTGGCAACAATTGAAATTTGATCGTGGTCTTTAAAATAAGACTTAACGCCAAAGTGAGTCACAGGATGATTGTCTGCAAGACATACTTTAATCATAATTTTTACCTTTTTTAGAATTGTTCATGTTTTTGGAGCTGTAAAATTAATAAATAAATTCTGTAATTAATTGCAGACAAATGTTAAAAAGTATTATTTTAACGTTTTAGGGATGATGCAGACCGGAATTGGATCCATTTTATGCTTGTTGCTGGTGTTTAATCTTTTATAAATTTCGAAGACAATTTTTTCTCTTTCGGTAAAGTCAGTCCCCGTATTTCCTGACTCCGAGGCTAGCATTGCCCATTCGAGTTCGTCATAACTGGCGCCTAATTGATCCTCATCAGTACGATTATCACCAAATAATCCATCTGTAGGTGCTGCGGTTAAAATAGACTCCGGAATTGTTAAAAATGCTCCTAAAGCGTATACATCTGATTTCATTAAGTCGGCAATTGGACTTAAATCGACTCCGCCGTCTCCATATTTGGTGTAAAAACCTACTCCAAAATCTTCTACTTTATTTCCCGTTCCTGCTACAAGCAAACCATGAATTCCTGCTAAATAATATAAAGAGGTCATTCTTAAACGGGCACGTGTATTGGCTAGTGATAAATTTACTTTTGTTTCGTCATCTGTTTGAGGTACAGCGCTTTTGAAAGCTTCAAAAGTAGCGGTCAAATCTGTTTCTACGCTTGAAACATTTGGAAAACGTTTCTTTAACTGCTCAATATGTTCTCTTCCTCTTGAAACCTGATTTGCAGCCTGATGAATTGGCATTTCGACACATAAAACGGTTAAGCCGGTTTGTGCGCACAAGGTAGAAGTTACTGCAGAGTCAACTCCACCTGAAATTCCAATTACAAAACCATTAACTTTTGCCCGGGTAGCATAATTTTTTAACCACTCTACAATGTGGGTGTTTACTTTTTCTGTCTGAATAGTGCTTTTTTTAGCCATAATAGTTCAAGATTTAAGATACAGGGATGTATATTTGCACAAATATTTTTAAGCATAGTTTGTTTCAAAATGTGCAACACAAATCTAATTAAAATAAAATGAAAATATATCGCTTAGCAGTGGTTCTGTGCTTGTTTTTTTTGTCTTGTGACCAGAAAACTAAAGTCGAAAAAGCAGTAGAAGAAATCCCGGTAGACATTAAAGTAGAGCGTTTTGATAAGGTGTTTTTTGAGACCAAACCGGAGGATTTGGCTAAAGTAAAAAAACAGTATCCTTTCTTTTTTCCGGCAGGAAATGATGATAGTGTCTGGCTTAAAAAAATGCAGGATCCAATCTGGAAAGAAGTTTATACAGAGGTTCAGAAAAAATACAGCAATTTTGAACCTGTACGTGAAGAATTCAATGCGCTTTTTCAGCATGTAAAATATTACTTTCCTAAAACGAAAACGCCAAAAGTGATTACCGTAATTGGAGAAATGGATTATAATGCTAAGGCTATATATGCAGACAGTCTGGTCATTGTAGCGTTGGAATTGTATTTGGGAAAAGATCATAAATTTTATGAATTTCCCAATTATCTGAAGCAGAATTTTGAAGAGAAACAAATTATGCCTGATGTGGTTTCGAGTTTTGCGTATCGAAAAATTCCGGTATTTCCGGATAAAAATTTAGTTTCTCAAATGATCTTTGAAGGGAAACAGTTGTATGCAAAAGATCTGTTGCTGCCCAATTATACCGATGCTGAAAAAATGGGTTACACACCTGAACAAGTAAAATGGTGTGAGGAAAACGAAGCTTATATGTGGCGTTATTTTATTGAAAATGAAATGCTGTACAGTGACGATCCGAAGCTAACTACCCGATTCATGGTGCCTGCTCCGTTTTCTAAATTTTACTTGGAAATCGACAACGATTCGCCTGGACGAATTGGAGCTTGGTTAGGATGGCAAATTGTACGATCGTATATGAAGAATAATAACGTAACTTTGCCGGAATTATTAAAAACAGAAGCAAAGGTAATCTTTGAAAAGTCAAAATATAAACCTAAGAAATAATGTCAAATACAATAAAATCAGAAATTAAATTCAATATAGAATTAGATGAAAACCGTGTTCCGGAAAGACTGTCATGGACAGCTAAGGATGGCGGAGTAGAAGCAGAAGAAGCAAAAGCAATTATGTTGTCCATTTGGGACAGTAAAGCTAAAGAAAGCATGCGTATTGATTTGTGGACAAAAGATATGCCGGTAGATGAAATGAAGATTTTCTTCCACCAGACTTTGGTAGCGATGGCAGATACATTTAAACGTGCTACAGACGACGAAAAAATGTCAGATACAATGAAAGACTTTTGTGATTATTTTGCAGAGAAACTGGAGCTGACGAAGTAATTAAATTTCAATATTTGAAATTCCAACGTCAAAAAAATTCCAATAAAAAAATCCCAAATTCCAACCTTAAAATTGGAATTTGGGATTTTTTTATTGGAATTTCCCAGACTGGGATTTAAAACTCACTATTGTTCTTAAATACTTCCTGATTTACTTCATCGATGTAAGAAAGTAATTCTTCCTTTCCGATAGCTTCAGTAGATGAGGTTACAAAGTATTGTGGCATTTCAGACCAGTTATTGGCATACATTTGCTTTTTGTAAGCGGCGATATGAGAATCGATTTTTACTTTACTGATTTTGTCGGCTTTGGTAAAAATGATGCAAAACGGAATTTCGCTTTCTCCCATGTAAGACATAAATTCAATGTCTATTTTTTGTGCTTCATGTCGAATGTCAATCAGAACAAAAGCGCAAACCAATTGTTCTCGGGTTTCAAAATAATCCGTGATAAATTGCTGGAAAACTGATTTTGTTTTCTTAGATACTTTAGCGTAACCATACCCTGGTAAATCGACCAAAAACCAATTGTTGTTGATTTTGAAATGATTGATTAACTGTGTTTTTCCGGGACGTCCGGATGTTTTTGCTAAATTCTTGTGATTGGTAAGCATGTTGATCAAAGAGGATTTACCTACGTTTGATCTTCCGATAAAAGCATATTCCGGTAAAAAATCCTTCGGGCATTTTGATACTTCAGAATTACTTACTATGAATTCGGCGGTATTAATTTTCATGTTTTTTGTTTTTAAAACCTCCTAAAAGTCGAAAGTTAGATGCTATAAATTCTTTTCAACGAGCCATTCTTCCAGGATTTTGTTGAATTCCTGAGGATGCTCCATCATAGCAGCGTGTCCACATTTGTCTATCCAGTACAAAGTTGAATTAGGCAATAATTTATCAAATTCTTCGGCAACATTTGGGGGAGTAACGGCGTCGTTTTTACCCCAGATGATACAAGTTTCTGTAGTCATATTTGGTAAATCTTTGGCCATATTGTGACGAATAGCACTTTTGGCAATCGTCAAAGTTTTGATGAGTTTGATACGGTCATTAACGGTTGCATACACTTCGTCAATAAGTTCCGGTGTCGCAATTGCAGGATCGTAAAAAACATCTTCAGCTTTCTTTTTGATGTATTCGTAATCGCCTCTTTTTGGATAGCTGTCACCCATTGCGCTTTCGTAAAGCCCTGAACTTCCTGTGATTACCAGTCCGGCAACTTTTTCAGGATATAGCTTTGTATGGTACAGTGCAATGTGACCGCCTAAAGAGTTACCCAGTAGTATAACCTGATCAAATCCTTTAAAAGTGATAAAGTCTTTTACGTACTTGGCAAAGCTTTTTACGTTTGTTTTTAAAATGCTTTGAGTATAGATTGGCAAATCCGGGATCACAACTTTGTATCCTTTTGTTGGAAAATATCCGGCTACAGCATCAAAGTTACTAAGGCCTCCCATTAAGCCGTGTAAAATAACGATAGGAGTTCCTTCTCCAGCTTCATAATAGCTGTATTTGCCTTCTTTTTTGTAGTGTTTGTCCATTTAATTTAATGCCAATTTCAATTTGGACAAATATAGGGTTTAATAAATAAATATGGATTTTTGCCGCCCTTTTTTAACTAGATAATTTTAGTATAATTTCTAACTGATTAGAAATCAGTATGAAGTGGAGTTTTTTATTGATTTTCTAAATGTTAAGAAATCGGTAGAATAGCTAAATTTTTAAGAAAAATAGCGCGTAATTTTTTTGAATGATTAGTGTTATTGATAATTCGTTAATAATAAGTTAATGTATTGATATTCTATTGATTATGTAAAGTGGGGTGTAAGTGGTTAAACTTATTAACAAAGTGGTACATTGTGGTAAAATGTGGTAATATTTTTTATATTTTTGTCCTATAACATATTAATGAATTTTCTTGAACACAATTGTTGGAACATATGAGTGTAAAGTCGATGCTAAAGGGAGGCTGATGCTGCCTGCGCCTTTGAAAAAGCAATTGACTTCCTCTCTTCAGAACGGATTTGTTTTGAAGCGTTCGGTTTTTCAACAGTGTTTAGAATTGTATCCAATGAGTGAGTGGGATCTGATGATGCAAAAGATCAACAAGCTGAATCGCTTTGTAAAAAAGAACAATGATTTCATTCGAAGATTTACTGCAGGTGTGAAAGTGGTAGAGATTGATGCATTGGGGCGATTGTTGGTTCCAAAAGATTTGGTGACCTTTTCGGGTATTTCTAAAGATGTGGTTTTTTCATCTGCGGTTAATATTGTGGAGATTTGGGATAAGGATTTATATGAAAAATC
It encodes the following:
- a CDS encoding response regulator transcription factor — protein: MIKVCLADNHPVTHFGVKSYFKDHDQISIVANVGNFSMVRDILQTKEIDILILDLELEGLSSIFEVKSILKNFPKTKIVIFSDLAEQMYAPNAIKAGVSGYVHKTEKLETLGISIIKVHEGKIIINETVRKNMALIAKQSKSERLYRKLSNREIEVLRYLSDGKKNNEISKILNLNEKTISTYKLRLLTKLNVTNLVDLVNKAKTLEII
- the nadE gene encoding NAD(+) synthase, translated to MAKKSTIQTEKVNTHIVEWLKNYATRAKVNGFVIGISGGVDSAVTSTLCAQTGLTVLCVEMPIHQAANQVSRGREHIEQLKKRFPNVSSVETDLTATFEAFKSAVPQTDDETKVNLSLANTRARLRMTSLYYLAGIHGLLVAGTGNKVEDFGVGFYTKYGDGGVDLSPIADLMKSDVYALGAFLTIPESILTAAPTDGLFGDNRTDEDQLGASYDELEWAMLASESGNTGTDFTEREKIVFEIYKRLNTSNKHKMDPIPVCIIPKTLK
- the gldB gene encoding gliding motility lipoprotein GldB, with protein sequence MKIYRLAVVLCLFFLSCDQKTKVEKAVEEIPVDIKVERFDKVFFETKPEDLAKVKKQYPFFFPAGNDDSVWLKKMQDPIWKEVYTEVQKKYSNFEPVREEFNALFQHVKYYFPKTKTPKVITVIGEMDYNAKAIYADSLVIVALELYLGKDHKFYEFPNYLKQNFEEKQIMPDVVSSFAYRKIPVFPDKNLVSQMIFEGKQLYAKDLLLPNYTDAEKMGYTPEQVKWCEENEAYMWRYFIENEMLYSDDPKLTTRFMVPAPFSKFYLEIDNDSPGRIGAWLGWQIVRSYMKNNNVTLPELLKTEAKVIFEKSKYKPKK
- the gldC gene encoding gliding motility protein GldC, which translates into the protein MSNTIKSEIKFNIELDENRVPERLSWTAKDGGVEAEEAKAIMLSIWDSKAKESMRIDLWTKDMPVDEMKIFFHQTLVAMADTFKRATDDEKMSDTMKDFCDYFAEKLELTK
- the yihA gene encoding ribosome biogenesis GTP-binding protein YihA/YsxC; translated protein: MKINTAEFIVSNSEVSKCPKDFLPEYAFIGRSNVGKSSLINMLTNHKNLAKTSGRPGKTQLINHFKINNNWFLVDLPGYGYAKVSKKTKSVFQQFITDYFETREQLVCAFVLIDIRHEAQKIDIEFMSYMGESEIPFCIIFTKADKISKVKIDSHIAAYKKQMYANNWSEMPQYFVTSSTEAIGKEELLSYIDEVNQEVFKNNSEF
- a CDS encoding alpha/beta fold hydrolase — its product is MDKHYKKEGKYSYYEAGEGTPIVILHGLMGGLSNFDAVAGYFPTKGYKVVIPDLPIYTQSILKTNVKSFAKYVKDFITFKGFDQVILLGNSLGGHIALYHTKLYPEKVAGLVITGSSGLYESAMGDSYPKRGDYEYIKKKAEDVFYDPAIATPELIDEVYATVNDRIKLIKTLTIAKSAIRHNMAKDLPNMTTETCIIWGKNDAVTPPNVAEEFDKLLPNSTLYWIDKCGHAAMMEHPQEFNKILEEWLVEKNL
- the mraZ gene encoding division/cell wall cluster transcriptional repressor MraZ — its product is MNTIVGTYECKVDAKGRLMLPAPLKKQLTSSLQNGFVLKRSVFQQCLELYPMSEWDLMMQKINKLNRFVKKNNDFIRRFTAGVKVVEIDALGRLLVPKDLVTFSGISKDVVFSSAVNIVEIWDKDLYEKSISGEDMDFADLAEEVMGNINDDDNGIS